Proteins encoded in a region of the Oscarella lobularis chromosome 5, ooOscLobu1.1, whole genome shotgun sequence genome:
- the LOC136187780 gene encoding leucine-rich repeat-containing protein 43-like, which translates to MAQGRRTASQVVSERLASLNLTSFPCGKGNWRNEKFFDYDASVSKGNESVEDLLDYAYAQKSPWTIDCSWSSEARTLRDVAIRSPGKLDDPDYARKSFQTLKLINENINEVDEKLAVYENVSELSLSCNHLSVVNGRNLPKQLKVLELCDNQLSNPLALCPGSPPSVRHVGLGYNRLQNLNWLQPASWPLLLSLDLSFNHLTSLPEVVLALSSLAKLRNLVLQGNPVSLVPAYRPYVIEKLSSLTVLDDVRIIPDDRRVCENLCDNIQEDDLKEVGVSISVEQLQGICAPPEEDVLTDPMKEKVEHLYHVEYDYVPLQGQPVKGEMKDVFCTQELTWADPMSFNYSMEHSNTQLDQCCGFFMRGIAVRVIQARTVSVAPSETNIPTNARSPKADNKTSKKKTGKKTPPASTVPKDKGAMEKDKRNKGGKKNQESDVDWIKRPPELKCVAQGAISLRSLLLGHGSPLVQDSSFNLTLEEGNTHAGNNDEGEDKPVTLSVAIQLRRHPIALKLQ; encoded by the exons ATGGCGCAAGGTCGACGAACGGCGAGTCAAGTCGTCAGCGAACGCTTAGCGAGTCtaaatttgacgtcgtttccatgCGGAAAAGGCAACTGG AGAAATGAAAAGTTCTTCGATTACGACGCGTCGGTTTccaaaggaaacgaaagcgtcgaagaTCTACTGGATTACGCTTACGCACAGAAATCGCCGTGGACGATCGATTGCAGCTGGAGCAGCGAGGCTCGAACGCTGCGCGACGTCGCAATTCGATCGCCAGGCAAATTAGACGACCCGGATTATGCTAGAAAATCCTTTCAGACACTGAAGTTGATAAATGAAAAC ATCAATGAAGTCGATGAAAAGTTGGCTGTCTACGAGAATGTGTCAGAATTGAGTCTGAGTTGCAATCACTTGAGCGTCGTTAATGGTCGTAACCTCCCGAAACAACTCAAA GTACTGGAATTGTGTGACAATCAACTGTCAAATCCGCTGGCTCTATGTCCGGGCAGTCCTCCAAGTGTACGGCACGTTGGCCTGGGTTATAATCGTCTTCAAAATTTGAATTGGTTGCAGCCTGCTTCGTG GCCACTGCTCTTATCTCTGGATCTCAGTTTCAATCATTTAACGTCTCTGCCTGAAGTTGTATTGGCGCTTTCGTCTCTCGCTAAGCTCCGAAACCTCGTTCTCCAGGGCAACCCAGTGTCC CTGGTGCCTGCTTACCGTCCCTATGTCATAGAAAAACTTTCCTCTTTGACCGTTTTGGATGACGTTCGGATTATTCCCGACGATAGACGCGTCTGTGAAAACCTCTGTGATAACATAC AGGAAGACGATTTGAAGGAAGTCGGTGTGAGCATTTCCGTAGAACAACTTCAAGGGATTTGTGCTCCGCCGGAAGAGGATGTTCTCACTGATccaatgaaagaaaaagttgaacaCCTCTATCATGTCGAGTATGACTACGTACCTCTGCAAGGTCAACCCGTCAAAGGAGAAATGAAAG ACGTATTTTGTACGCAAGAATTGACTTGGGCCGACCCCATGTCGTTCAACTATTCAATGGAACATTCTAATACTCAATTGGATCAGTGTTGCGGATTCTTTATGCGTGGCATTGCCGTACGAGTCATCCAAGCTCGAACGGTCAGCGTGGCTCCTTCCGAGACGAACATTCCAACGAACGCGCGATCCCCAAAGGCCGACAACAAAACgtccaaaaagaaaacgggCAAGAAAACTCCGCCCGCTTCGACGGTACCCAAGGACAAAGGTGCAATGGAGAAAGACAAGAGAAACAAAGggggaaagaaaaatcaggAAAGTGACGTGGACTGGATCAAACGGCCGCCGGAGCTGAAGTGCGTGGCCCAAGGAGCGATTTCTCTTAGATCTCTTCTGCTAGGCCACGGCTCCCCGCTCGTCCAAGACTCCTCCTTTAATTTGACCTTGGAAGAAGGGAACACACACGCAGGAAATAACGATGAAGGAGAAGACAAACCTGTCACTCTATCCGTTGCCATTCAGCTCAGACGCCATCCTATTGCTCTCAAGCTCCAATGA